In candidate division KSB1 bacterium, one DNA window encodes the following:
- a CDS encoding glutamine--tRNA ligase/YqeY domain fusion protein, which yields MAEEHDENGPQKGGGPAPARSPNFIRAIIEEDLKNNRFGGRVHTRFPPEPNGYLHIGHAKAICLNFGLAEEFGGKCNLRFDDTNPTKEEEEYVQSIIEDVRWLGFDWEDRLYFASDYFEQMYEWAEQLIKAGKAYVCDLSADEIREYRGTLTEPGKNSPYRDRSVEENLDLFRRMRAGEFPDGARVLRAKIDMASPNLNMRDPVMYRILHARHHRTGDKWCIYPTYDWAHGLEDSIEGITHSICTLEFEDHRPLYDWFLDQLGIYHPQQIEFARLNLTYTVMSKRKLLELVQGGYVRGWDDPRMPTISGLRRRGYTPESIRTFAERIGVAKRESTVDIALLEHCVREDLNRRAPRFMAVLRPLKLIILNYPEGQVEELEAINNPEDLSMGTRKVPFSRVLYIEQDDFREEPPPKYYRLAPGREVRLRYAYFVKCVDVVKDSSGKVVEVHCTYDPATRGGDSPDGRKVKATIHWVSAAHALPAEVRLYDHLFTVPNPSDVPEGTDWKSFLNPNSLEVLPSCYVEPSLAGVKPGFRCQFERQGYFCVDPDTTADRLVFNRTVTLRDTWAKIEKTLKAHEQKA from the coding sequence ATGGCAGAAGAACACGATGAGAATGGTCCGCAGAAGGGTGGTGGCCCTGCACCTGCGCGGAGCCCAAACTTTATCCGCGCCATCATTGAGGAGGATCTCAAGAACAATCGCTTTGGCGGCAGGGTGCATACCCGTTTCCCGCCGGAACCTAATGGCTACCTCCACATCGGCCATGCCAAGGCCATCTGCTTGAACTTCGGTCTGGCCGAGGAGTTCGGGGGCAAGTGCAATTTGCGGTTTGACGACACCAACCCCACCAAAGAAGAGGAAGAGTACGTCCAGTCCATCATCGAAGATGTGCGCTGGCTGGGGTTTGATTGGGAGGACCGCCTTTACTTCGCCTCCGATTACTTTGAGCAAATGTACGAATGGGCCGAACAGCTCATCAAGGCGGGCAAGGCCTACGTCTGTGACCTGAGCGCAGACGAGATTCGCGAATATCGCGGCACCCTCACCGAACCGGGCAAGAACAGTCCTTATCGTGACCGCTCCGTGGAGGAGAATCTTGACCTGTTCCGCCGAATGCGCGCCGGCGAGTTTCCGGACGGCGCTCGGGTCCTGCGCGCAAAGATCGACATGGCCTCGCCCAACCTCAACATGCGCGACCCGGTCATGTATCGCATCCTGCACGCACGCCACCATCGCACTGGCGACAAGTGGTGCATCTACCCCACGTATGATTGGGCGCACGGGCTGGAGGACTCGATAGAAGGAATCACCCATTCTATCTGTACCCTGGAGTTTGAGGATCATAGGCCGCTGTACGACTGGTTTCTCGACCAGCTGGGCATCTATCACCCACAACAAATCGAATTTGCCCGCTTGAATCTCACCTACACGGTGATGAGCAAGCGCAAGCTGTTGGAGCTGGTGCAAGGAGGATATGTGCGAGGCTGGGATGACCCGCGCATGCCCACCATCTCTGGGTTACGGCGACGCGGTTACACGCCGGAGTCCATCAGGACATTTGCTGAGCGCATCGGTGTGGCCAAGCGCGAAAGTACGGTGGATATCGCCCTGCTCGAGCACTGTGTGCGCGAAGACCTCAATCGCCGCGCCCCACGCTTCATGGCCGTGTTGCGGCCCCTGAAATTGATCATCCTCAACTATCCAGAAGGCCAAGTGGAAGAGCTTGAGGCTATCAACAATCCCGAAGACCTCAGCATGGGCACGCGCAAGGTCCCGTTTTCCCGCGTCCTGTACATTGAGCAGGACGACTTCCGGGAGGAGCCTCCGCCTAAGTACTACCGTCTGGCCCCTGGACGCGAGGTGCGGCTGCGCTACGCTTACTTTGTCAAGTGCGTGGATGTGGTGAAGGACTCCTCCGGCAAGGTGGTTGAGGTGCACTGCACCTACGACCCAGCCACGCGCGGCGGTGACTCCCCGGATGGCCGCAAGGTCAAGGCCACCATCCACTGGGTATCGGCTGCTCACGCCCTCCCAGCTGAGGTGCGTCTCTATGACCACCTGTTCACCGTGCCTAACCCCAGCGATGTACCCGAGGGGACAGACTGGAAAAGTTTCCTAAATCCCAACTCGTTGGAGGTACTCCCCTCCTGCTATGTGGAGCCCAGCCTGGCAGGCGTCAAACCTGGCTTCCGTTGCCAATTTGAGCGTCAGGGCTACTTCTGCGTGGACCCCGACACCACCGCAGACAGACTGGTTTTCAACCGCACCGTAACCTTACGCGACACCTGGGCCAAGATCGAGAAGACCCTCAAAGCGCACGAGCAGAAGGCGTGA
- the gltX gene encoding glutamate--tRNA ligase: protein MTTEQIRVRFAPSPTGFLHVGGLRTALFNYLFARRHNGVFVLRIEDTDRTRYVEGATENLIEMLRWAGLEFDEGPDVGGPYGPYVQSQRLEIYRHYAQQLVEGGHAYYAFDDQASLERMRQMLRAQGRSDQRYDREHMTNSLTLPEAEVRSRLKAGEPYVIRLLVPEDRVIAFDDVVRGRVEIRSTEVDDQVLLKSDGYPTYHLANVVDDHLMRISHVIRGEEWLSSVPKHVLLYEAFGWEMPVLAHLPLIFNPDGSKMSKRDAAKPGQEGRRFDPDVATYRHGGYLREALINYLALLGWNPGEGDERQIFTMEELIEEFSLERVNKARAIFDLTKLQWINAEHIKRRTNAELAALVRPLLEARGVTAVEEPYLQRVVGLLKERVRIIPDFVERGWYFFRDPDTYDEKAVRKYWSPGTGQLMAAFVEALSALEEFDKGRIEQVVRSTAERLGIGADRLIHPTRLAVSGVSVGPGLFDMLEVLGKEVVLRRMRQAIAKLG, encoded by the coding sequence TTGACAACCGAACAGATACGAGTACGCTTTGCGCCCAGTCCCACAGGATTCCTCCACGTTGGAGGGTTGCGTACGGCCTTGTTTAACTACCTCTTTGCGCGGCGTCACAATGGTGTGTTCGTGCTGCGCATCGAAGACACCGATCGCACGCGCTACGTGGAAGGAGCCACAGAGAATCTCATCGAAATGCTGCGGTGGGCAGGGCTGGAATTCGACGAAGGGCCGGATGTGGGAGGGCCCTACGGACCGTACGTGCAGAGCCAGCGGCTGGAGATCTATCGTCACTACGCTCAGCAACTGGTGGAAGGGGGCCATGCGTACTACGCATTTGACGACCAGGCAAGTCTGGAGCGGATGCGGCAGATGTTACGCGCCCAGGGCCGTTCTGACCAACGGTACGACCGGGAGCACATGACCAATAGCCTCACCCTCCCGGAAGCGGAGGTGCGGAGCCGGCTAAAGGCAGGCGAGCCATACGTGATCAGGCTGCTGGTGCCTGAGGATCGCGTCATCGCCTTCGATGATGTGGTGCGAGGGCGGGTGGAGATCCGCAGCACCGAGGTGGACGATCAGGTATTGCTCAAGTCCGATGGCTACCCCACCTACCACCTGGCCAATGTGGTTGATGATCATCTGATGCGCATCAGCCACGTGATTCGCGGCGAGGAGTGGCTCTCCAGCGTTCCTAAGCACGTGTTGCTTTACGAGGCCTTTGGCTGGGAGATGCCAGTCCTTGCACACCTGCCCCTCATTTTCAATCCCGACGGCTCCAAGATGAGCAAACGCGATGCGGCTAAGCCAGGCCAGGAGGGGCGGCGCTTTGATCCAGATGTGGCCACGTACCGCCACGGCGGCTATCTCCGCGAGGCCCTTATCAACTATCTCGCTTTGCTGGGATGGAATCCTGGCGAGGGCGATGAGCGCCAGATCTTCACCATGGAGGAGCTGATCGAGGAGTTCAGCCTGGAGCGGGTGAACAAGGCGCGGGCCATCTTTGACCTGACCAAGTTGCAGTGGATTAACGCAGAACACATCAAGCGACGGACCAATGCGGAGCTGGCGGCTCTGGTACGACCCCTCCTGGAAGCGCGAGGTGTTACCGCAGTTGAGGAGCCGTATCTGCAGCGCGTGGTTGGGCTGCTTAAGGAACGAGTGCGTATTATTCCCGACTTTGTGGAGCGCGGGTGGTACTTCTTCCGGGACCCGGACACATATGACGAAAAGGCCGTGAGAAAGTACTGGAGCCCTGGAACCGGACAGCTGATGGCTGCGTTTGTAGAGGCGCTAAGTGCTCTTGAGGAGTTTGACAAAGGTCGTATCGAGCAGGTGGTGCGAAGTACCGCTGAAAGGCTGGGAATAGGAGCGGATAGGCTGATCCACCCCACGCGTCTGGCGGTATCCGGGGTGAGCGTGGGTCCCGGGCTCTTTGATATGCTTGAAGTTTTGGGCAAGGAGGTCGTCCTCCGCCGCATGCGGCAGGCCATCGCCAAGCTCGGTTAG
- the dprA gene encoding DNA-processing protein DprA, translated as MKIDVEALLRLSAVPGVGPSRLRALVGRFQSPEAVFRASIADLVSVEGIDKVIARNIRAYRDDGFAREQLSRLNRHGASIVTFWDAHYPRLLKSISDPPAFLFVRGTLRVEDNQAVAVVGTRSPTEYGRLVAARICAELSAQGVTIVSGLARGIDTEAHKATLQAGGRTIAVLGSGVDVIYPPENRSLAKRIIEQGALVSELPMGAGPDAPNFPRRNRLISGMTLGTLVVEAGDTSGALITANVALEQNREVFAVPGGIFSPKSRGTNRLIQEGAKLVMCPEDVLAELRPQLPSLAREARRQETGPALTDLEKKVLASLSAEPTHIDVISKTNGLAPAQTLTVLLSLELKDLVRQLAGKMFVRTQ; from the coding sequence GTGAAGATTGACGTCGAAGCCCTGTTGCGGCTTTCTGCGGTCCCGGGCGTGGGGCCCAGTCGCCTTCGCGCTCTCGTGGGGCGCTTCCAGTCGCCGGAGGCCGTGTTTCGGGCCTCCATCGCTGACTTGGTCTCGGTAGAGGGCATTGACAAGGTCATCGCGCGGAATATCCGCGCCTACCGCGATGATGGCTTTGCCCGTGAGCAGCTTTCCCGTCTCAATCGGCACGGGGCAAGCATCGTGACGTTCTGGGATGCGCACTACCCGCGGCTGCTCAAGTCCATAAGCGACCCGCCGGCCTTTCTGTTTGTGCGCGGCACATTGCGGGTAGAGGACAATCAGGCAGTGGCAGTGGTGGGCACGCGCAGTCCCACCGAATATGGCAGGCTGGTGGCGGCTCGAATATGCGCCGAGCTGTCGGCTCAAGGCGTGACCATCGTCAGTGGGCTTGCCCGCGGCATCGATACCGAGGCGCATAAAGCGACCTTGCAGGCAGGCGGACGTACGATCGCGGTGTTGGGATCCGGCGTGGACGTCATCTATCCACCGGAGAATCGCTCGTTGGCAAAGAGGATTATCGAGCAGGGGGCGCTGGTGTCGGAGCTGCCCATGGGGGCGGGTCCAGATGCGCCCAACTTTCCGCGCCGCAATCGTCTCATTTCGGGCATGACGCTTGGCACTCTGGTCGTGGAAGCCGGCGACACCAGCGGCGCACTTATCACCGCCAACGTCGCTTTGGAGCAGAATAGGGAGGTATTTGCAGTGCCCGGCGGAATCTTCAGCCCCAAGAGCAGAGGGACCAACCGCCTCATTCAAGAGGGAGCCAAATTGGTCATGTGCCCGGAGGATGTACTGGCTGAGCTCCGCCCCCAGCTTCCCTCGCTGGCGCGGGAGGCACGTCGACAGGAGACTGGGCCAGCCCTCACCGACCTGGAGAAGAAGGTGCTGGCATCGCTCTCTGCTGAGCCCACCCACATTGATGTCATTTCGAAGACCAACGGACTTGCCCCTGCTCAGACATTGACCGTTCTTCTCTCACTTGAGCTGAAAGACCTGGTTCGGCAGTTAGCCGGCAAGATGTTTGTCAGGACACAGTAG
- a CDS encoding patatin-like phospholipase family protein, with the protein MPLRRCWAIFLCAGIWAPLFVVPPKHALCAVTVHLQYGARVAPPASFVPYHSLQRPKVGLVLSGGGLRGLAQIGVLEVLEQEGVPIDLVVGTSIGSVVGGLYAAGYTPEELWDAIASIDWRTILQDAPPRSTMFVGQKEERARHLVEIRLKGLKPYLPQAVTRGQQLTEILSELCMAAPWGHVSNFDSLRVPLRIVTTDLVSGEKVVLTSGHLTEAMRASIAVPLLFTPVETGTALLADGGLVDNIPVRDARHAGAELVIAVDTTSPLREPHQMSLPWEVADQVTSIMQVERNRQMLAEADVVISLADVARTSTDFANLMELRGIGRMRAEEQIASIRQRLGELTPPTSEAPTTMWLDTLILTPSWPALTGVLPPLPQVPGPVDVGAALRRVYETGFFADVWAEIDTVGGRHLLAFHLRPHPLLQQIQFTGNKVLSDSVLLAEVESRPGLPINHYRAGRDLRRLLAAYRRRGYSLARVTGVSCDSTTGLVTIAIDEGHIDELLVQGNARTRDHVVLREVGLTPGEPFNLGKVKQAMANIYGTGFFETVSFATARSGKGGYSLLVRVKERPFRVLRMTSHFDRDRGWRAGVELAEQNVLGIGATASVFGTAGQRDRGVRLANRLDRLGASYTTLTLDLLYHQKERNVYAGHHQVGEYRQTTFAALASIGQQLERLGTLSLEARIERSSMAALRGRLYQTGVLSFRSLALRSVVDTRDQLPFPSGGKQQVFFYEYGAGSLAGSPVSFSRVYSSLDTWHTFSPGHTIHPCLRWGSSDNSTPFSEQFRLGGEESFPGLRQEEAVGRHMIVAGMEYRIALPWRRPIPCYIAVSYRVGAVWRLTLDVKLTDFVHSFGVCLKARSLVGPLSVGYGRTSDGRMAYYLSAGLDF; encoded by the coding sequence GTGCCACTGCGCCGCTGTTGGGCCATATTCCTCTGTGCGGGGATATGGGCCCCACTTTTCGTTGTGCCGCCCAAACACGCCCTGTGCGCCGTCACCGTCCATCTGCAGTATGGGGCGCGGGTGGCGCCGCCTGCCTCCTTCGTGCCTTACCATAGCTTGCAACGCCCAAAGGTGGGCCTTGTGCTCAGCGGCGGCGGGCTTCGGGGCCTGGCGCAGATTGGTGTGCTTGAGGTGCTGGAGCAAGAAGGGGTGCCCATAGACCTGGTGGTGGGTACCAGCATCGGCAGCGTGGTGGGCGGCCTGTACGCAGCAGGCTACACCCCGGAGGAGCTGTGGGACGCCATCGCCTCGATCGACTGGCGCACCATCCTTCAGGATGCGCCTCCGCGCAGCACCATGTTTGTGGGCCAGAAGGAGGAACGCGCCCGCCATCTGGTAGAGATCCGGTTGAAAGGGCTAAAGCCGTACCTCCCCCAGGCGGTAACACGCGGCCAGCAGCTCACTGAGATACTCTCTGAGCTGTGCATGGCGGCCCCGTGGGGCCACGTATCCAATTTCGACTCCCTCCGCGTGCCCCTGCGCATCGTCACGACCGATCTTGTATCCGGTGAGAAGGTGGTGCTCACCAGCGGCCACCTCACCGAAGCCATGCGCGCCTCAATTGCTGTCCCTTTGCTGTTCACCCCTGTGGAAACTGGCACCGCACTGCTTGCTGATGGTGGTCTAGTCGATAACATCCCAGTGCGAGATGCGCGCCACGCGGGTGCGGAGCTGGTCATCGCTGTGGACACCACCTCTCCCCTGCGTGAGCCTCACCAAATGAGTTTGCCGTGGGAAGTGGCCGACCAAGTGACCAGCATCATGCAGGTGGAGCGGAATCGGCAAATGTTAGCCGAAGCAGACGTGGTAATCTCCCTGGCGGACGTAGCCCGCACCTCCACCGATTTTGCCAATCTGATGGAGTTGCGCGGCATTGGTCGCATGCGCGCCGAGGAGCAAATAGCCTCGATCCGGCAAAGGTTGGGCGAGCTCACCCCACCCACCAGTGAGGCTCCCACCACAATGTGGCTTGACACCCTCATTCTGACGCCTTCCTGGCCTGCGTTGACGGGAGTCCTCCCTCCGCTCCCCCAGGTGCCTGGCCCCGTAGACGTGGGGGCTGCGTTGCGTCGCGTCTACGAAACCGGCTTTTTCGCCGATGTGTGGGCAGAAATAGACACGGTCGGAGGACGCCATCTGCTCGCCTTCCACCTTCGCCCCCATCCCCTGCTGCAGCAAATCCAGTTCACTGGCAACAAAGTCCTTTCTGACTCTGTCTTGCTGGCGGAGGTGGAATCACGTCCGGGATTACCCATCAATCATTATCGTGCGGGACGGGACCTTCGCCGCCTGCTGGCTGCGTACCGACGTCGGGGTTACTCGCTGGCGCGCGTCACCGGCGTGAGCTGCGACTCCACCACCGGACTGGTCACCATTGCCATTGACGAGGGGCACATCGATGAGCTGCTCGTTCAAGGCAATGCCCGCACCAGGGACCATGTCGTGCTTCGTGAAGTGGGCCTCACCCCAGGGGAGCCATTCAACCTCGGGAAGGTGAAGCAGGCTATGGCCAACATTTACGGAACGGGCTTTTTTGAGACTGTGAGCTTTGCCACTGCACGCAGCGGTAAAGGGGGTTATTCCTTGCTGGTGAGGGTGAAAGAGCGACCATTTCGCGTGTTGCGCATGACCAGCCATTTCGACAGGGACCGCGGCTGGCGAGCTGGTGTGGAGTTGGCTGAGCAGAACGTCTTGGGCATAGGCGCAACAGCCTCTGTATTCGGCACTGCTGGACAACGAGACCGGGGAGTGCGGCTCGCGAACCGCCTGGACCGCCTCGGCGCCAGCTACACGACCCTAACCCTGGACCTGCTCTACCATCAGAAGGAACGCAATGTGTACGCCGGCCACCACCAGGTGGGAGAATATCGGCAGACCACATTTGCGGCGTTGGCAAGCATCGGCCAACAGCTGGAACGACTCGGGACACTCTCCCTCGAGGCTCGCATCGAGCGGTCCTCGATGGCTGCCTTGCGGGGGCGGCTGTACCAGACGGGCGTCCTCAGCTTCCGCAGTCTGGCGCTGCGAAGCGTTGTGGACACCCGCGACCAGCTCCCCTTCCCATCAGGCGGCAAGCAGCAAGTCTTTTTCTATGAATACGGCGCAGGGTCATTGGCTGGGTCGCCTGTATCCTTCTCCCGAGTGTACTCATCCCTCGATACCTGGCACACGTTTTCCCCTGGCCATACCATCCACCCTTGCTTGCGTTGGGGAAGCAGTGACAACAGCACTCCGTTCTCAGAGCAGTTTCGCCTGGGCGGCGAAGAGTCCTTCCCTGGGTTACGGCAAGAGGAAGCCGTCGGACGCCACATGATCGTGGCCGGCATGGAGTATCGAATCGCCCTCCCCTGGCGTCGACCAATCCCTTGCTACATAGCTGTCTCCTATCGCGTGGGGGCGGTCTGGCGCCTGACTCTCGACGTCAAACTCACGGATTTTGTCCACTCTTTTGGTGTGTGCCTAAAGGCGCGATCATTGGTGGGCCCGCTGTCCGTCGGATACGGGCGAACGAGCGATGGCAGAATGGCGTACTACTTGTCAGCAGGGCTAGACTTCTGA
- a CDS encoding DUF362 domain-containing protein: MKQSRQAPVCLAPEPLTLQPECAGVVSAVQCTSYEFQVVAEAVEQLLVPLGGLAHFVQRGNHVHLKPNLLAAKEPARAITTHPVVVEAVVRMLLDLGAKVTIGDSPAGAVKGLQRYWDNTGLSEVAKRTGARLVAFETGGVQERVVRGRSYYISRYVIDADVVINLPKLKTHGLTLYTGAVKNLFGVIPGLRKSEYHKQAPHPEDFAEVLVDIYSAVRPHLHIADGVVGQEGNGPSSGRVRPIGVMLASTDGVALDAVGAAIMGFDPEEIDTTRIASQRGLGEGRLEHIKVVGADLESLRLPDFVLPSNRLIKLVPRWLMILGARLIWVRPRADRELCKRCGVCQTNCPVGAISTDADGYPVMDYTRCIKCMCCDEGCPHQAIEQEMSWLARRFS; the protein is encoded by the coding sequence ATGAAACAATCTCGGCAGGCACCAGTGTGCTTGGCGCCAGAGCCGTTGACGTTGCAGCCCGAATGTGCGGGTGTAGTGAGCGCGGTGCAATGCACCTCCTATGAGTTTCAGGTGGTGGCGGAGGCCGTGGAGCAGCTCTTGGTGCCATTAGGAGGGCTGGCGCATTTTGTCCAGCGCGGGAATCACGTGCATCTCAAGCCGAACCTCTTGGCTGCGAAAGAACCTGCGCGCGCCATTACTACCCACCCAGTGGTAGTCGAGGCGGTGGTGCGCATGCTTTTGGACCTGGGGGCCAAGGTGACCATAGGCGACAGCCCGGCTGGGGCAGTAAAGGGGCTCCAACGCTACTGGGACAATACTGGTCTCTCTGAAGTGGCCAAGCGCACCGGCGCGCGGCTGGTAGCCTTTGAAACTGGCGGGGTCCAGGAGCGCGTGGTGCGCGGCCGCAGCTACTACATTTCCCGCTACGTGATAGATGCGGACGTGGTGATAAACCTTCCCAAGCTAAAGACCCACGGTCTGACGCTCTACACGGGCGCCGTGAAAAACCTGTTCGGCGTGATCCCCGGTCTGCGCAAGAGCGAGTACCACAAGCAGGCGCCCCATCCAGAGGACTTTGCCGAGGTGCTGGTGGACATCTACTCCGCTGTCCGCCCTCACCTCCATATCGCCGATGGCGTGGTGGGCCAGGAGGGCAATGGCCCGTCTTCCGGGAGGGTGCGCCCGATTGGTGTCATGTTAGCTAGTACGGATGGGGTGGCACTCGACGCCGTGGGGGCTGCCATCATGGGGTTTGACCCAGAGGAGATCGACACCACGCGCATTGCCTCCCAGCGCGGCCTCGGGGAGGGGCGTCTGGAGCACATCAAGGTGGTGGGAGCTGACCTGGAAAGCCTCCGCTTGCCGGACTTTGTCCTTCCATCCAATCGCCTCATCAAGCTGGTGCCAAGGTGGCTGATGATTCTGGGCGCCCGCCTGATCTGGGTCCGGCCCCGCGCCGACAGGGAGCTCTGCAAGCGGTGTGGGGTGTGCCAGACCAACTGCCCTGTGGGGGCCATCAGCACGGACGCGGACGGCTATCCGGTCATGGACTACACTCGCTGCATCAAGTGCATGTGCTGCGATGAAGGGTGCCCCCACCAGGCCATTGAACAAGAGATGAGTTGGCTGGCCCGGCGCTTTTCGTGA
- the dnaX gene encoding DNA polymerase III subunit gamma/tau, which translates to MSYLVLARKYRPMRFEDVVGQQHVTATLRNAISLGRLANAYLFAGPRGVGKTSVARILAKALNCDKGPSANPCNECSSCREITESRSLDVLEIDGASNRGIDEVRNLRETLRYAPSPGKHKIYIIDEVHMLTPEAFNALLKTLEEPPKHVLFIFATTEPRRVPPTILSRCQRFDFRRIAARDIVAQLKNICQAEGITISDEALLLIVQRADGSMRDAESILDQMVAYTGETISIEQVSDLLGIIDQELFFTCSSIIKNRDSKAALALADKVFAEGLDFVEFMVGLAAHLRNILIAKSLQSTDTLDVADHFAARYRAEAEEFASEDLMRLIKIASDTAQSLTKVEDPRVQFELALLRMVNMDRAVDLGELLSRLGESKKKPAPEPARAKVSAPTSPAPQAQPRVADRPQPPPAPSPVAIEHIKSMWPRVVEEVRRTRVALAVTLQEGVPSKVEGNVLEVMFRKGNGFHMRSVERGRSCIEEVVARLVGQSLRIKCVQDEQGLLGEAPQNTPREQFQQMLQSNPALKALAERLGAEPVE; encoded by the coding sequence ATGTCCTACCTAGTGTTGGCCAGAAAATACCGGCCCATGCGCTTCGAAGACGTGGTGGGTCAGCAGCACGTCACGGCCACCCTGCGCAATGCCATCAGTTTGGGTCGTTTGGCCAACGCCTATTTGTTCGCCGGACCGCGCGGCGTCGGAAAGACCTCGGTGGCCCGCATCCTGGCCAAGGCGCTCAACTGCGACAAAGGCCCCTCAGCGAACCCGTGCAACGAATGCTCCTCGTGCCGGGAGATCACCGAGAGCCGGAGCCTGGACGTGTTGGAGATCGACGGTGCCTCCAACCGCGGGATCGACGAGGTGCGGAACCTACGCGAGACCCTCCGTTACGCCCCTTCCCCAGGCAAGCACAAGATTTACATAATCGACGAAGTGCACATGCTTACCCCGGAGGCTTTCAACGCGTTGCTCAAGACGCTGGAAGAGCCGCCTAAGCACGTGCTATTTATCTTTGCTACTACTGAGCCGCGGCGCGTGCCGCCCACCATTCTTTCCCGCTGCCAGCGTTTCGATTTTCGCCGCATCGCTGCGCGCGACATCGTCGCACAGCTCAAGAACATCTGTCAGGCCGAAGGAATAACAATCTCCGATGAGGCGCTGCTGCTGATCGTGCAGAGGGCAGATGGCAGCATGCGCGATGCCGAAAGCATCCTGGATCAGATGGTCGCCTATACGGGCGAGACTATCAGCATCGAGCAGGTGAGCGATCTGTTGGGCATAATCGATCAGGAGCTCTTCTTTACCTGCTCTTCGATCATCAAGAACCGTGACAGCAAGGCCGCGCTGGCGCTGGCCGACAAGGTTTTTGCCGAAGGCCTCGACTTTGTAGAGTTCATGGTGGGGTTGGCCGCACACTTGCGCAACATCCTCATCGCCAAGTCCCTGCAGAGCACCGACACGCTGGACGTGGCGGACCACTTCGCAGCTCGCTATAGGGCAGAGGCGGAGGAGTTTGCCTCCGAGGATCTGATGCGCCTCATCAAGATTGCCAGCGACACGGCGCAGAGTCTAACCAAGGTGGAAGACCCGCGTGTGCAGTTTGAGTTGGCGCTCCTGCGCATGGTGAACATGGATCGGGCCGTGGACCTGGGCGAGCTTCTCAGTCGGCTCGGCGAGTCAAAAAAAAAGCCTGCACCTGAGCCTGCGCGCGCAAAAGTGAGCGCCCCGACCTCGCCTGCTCCTCAGGCACAGCCCAGGGTCGCGGACCGCCCTCAGCCTCCTCCCGCACCTTCCCCTGTCGCCATCGAGCACATCAAGAGTATGTGGCCGCGCGTAGTTGAGGAAGTGCGGCGGACACGCGTGGCGCTGGCGGTGACCTTGCAGGAAGGCGTGCCCAGCAAGGTCGAGGGAAACGTGCTGGAGGTCATGTTCCGGAAAGGCAACGGCTTCCACATGCGGAGCGTGGAGCGAGGACGGAGCTGCATCGAGGAGGTCGTGGCGCGGCTGGTCGGGCAGAGTCTCCGCATCAAGTGCGTCCAGGACGAACAGGGCCTGCTCGGTGAAGCGCCTCAGAACACTCCCCGCGAGCAGTTCCAGCAGATGCTTCAGTCCAATCCCGCCCTCAAAGCCCTCGCCGAGAGACTGGGCGCCGAGCCGGTGGAGTAG
- the tadA gene encoding tRNA adenosine(34) deaminase TadA yields the protein MSSHGDHENWMEQAFREAEKALAKGEVPVGAVVVYEGRVIGRGHNLVETLQDPTAHAEMLALTAAANALASWRLNDAVLYVTLEPCPMCMGALLLARISSLVYGATDPRYGACGSVLDLAACKELNTGLNVVGGVLAERSSALLRDFFASMRKRAPAESKN from the coding sequence ATGAGCAGTCACGGCGACCACGAGAACTGGATGGAACAAGCCTTTCGCGAGGCGGAGAAGGCTTTGGCCAAAGGCGAAGTCCCAGTGGGCGCCGTGGTCGTCTATGAGGGGAGGGTAATAGGACGGGGGCATAACCTGGTGGAGACACTCCAGGACCCCACGGCTCATGCAGAGATGCTTGCGCTCACCGCTGCGGCCAATGCCCTTGCCTCATGGCGCCTCAATGATGCGGTGCTCTATGTGACCCTGGAACCATGTCCGATGTGCATGGGGGCGCTGTTGCTGGCGCGCATTTCGAGTCTGGTGTATGGCGCCACTGACCCGCGCTACGGGGCCTGTGGTTCGGTTCTGGATCTGGCCGCCTGCAAAGAGCTCAACACAGGCCTCAATGTGGTAGGTGGTGTGCTGGCAGAGCGTAGCAGCGCTCTTTTGCGCGACTTTTTTGCCAGCATGCGCAAGAGAGCCCCTGCGGAGTCTAAGAACTGA
- a CDS encoding YbaB/EbfC family nucleoid-associated protein has protein sequence MQKIGLGSLLKQAQKMQEQVQKAQEALAALRVEGTAGGGMVRAVVTGTYEVVEVKIDPEVVNAEDVEMLEDLIVAAVNQAVQKVREKAAEEMGKITGGVGGDLLPRLM, from the coding sequence ATGCAGAAGATCGGCCTTGGCAGCCTATTGAAACAGGCGCAAAAGATGCAAGAGCAGGTGCAAAAGGCGCAGGAGGCGCTGGCTGCGCTGCGGGTCGAAGGGACCGCCGGCGGCGGCATGGTGAGGGCTGTTGTCACCGGGACCTATGAAGTCGTAGAGGTCAAGATCGACCCCGAAGTGGTGAACGCCGAGGACGTGGAGATGTTGGAAGACCTGATCGTGGCGGCGGTCAACCAGGCGGTACAAAAGGTCCGCGAAAAGGCCGCCGAGGAAATGGGTAAAATCACGGGCGGCGTGGGGGGCGATCTGTTGCCGCGCTTGATGTAG